From a region of the Lactuca sativa cultivar Salinas chromosome 4, Lsat_Salinas_v11, whole genome shotgun sequence genome:
- the LOC111875891 gene encoding ras-related protein RABA5a, translating to MIHTTRVKMAFYSQDDSADDYLFKIVLIGDSAVGKSNLLARFARDEFYPNSKSTIGVEFQTQKIEIKGKEIKAQIWDTAGQERFRAVTSAYYRGAVGALLVYDITRRRTFDSIGRWLNELHTHSDMNVVSILVGNKSDLKEAREVSMEEGKSLAESEGLFFMETSALDSSNVITAFEMVVKEIYNILSRKVMEVKKPEPSLSGTGKTVVLETDSDQENVTKKAWCCSS from the exons ATGATACACACGACAAGGGTAAAAATGGCATTTTACTCCCAAGATGATTCAGCGGATGATTATCTTTTCAAGATTGTTCTGATTGGTGATTCGGCTGTTGGGAAATCAAATCTGCTTGCTAGATTTGCTAGAGACGAGTTTTACCCTAATTCAAAATCAACAATTGGGGTAGAATTTCAAACACAAAAGATTGAAATTAAAGGGAAAGAAATTAAGGCCCAAATTTGGGATACAGCTGGACAAGAAAGGTTTAGAGCAGTTACATCTGCATATTATAGAGGGGCAGTTGGAGCTCTTTTGGTGTATGATATTACCAGACGCAGGACTTTTGATAGTATTGGAAGATGGCTCAATGAACTTCATA caCATTCGGACATGAATGTAGTTTCAATACTTGTTGGGAACAAATCAGACCTTAAAGAGGCGCGTGAGGTTTCAATGGAGGAAGGAAAATCATTGGCTGAATCCGAGGGATTATTTTTTATGGAAACTTCGGCTCTTGATTCATCAAATGTAATTACTGCTTTTGAAATGGTAGTAAAAGAGATTTACAATATTTTGAGCAGGAAAGTTATGGAGGTCAAGAAACCCGAGCCTTCATTATCGGGAACTGGAAAAACGGTTGTTTTGGAAACGGATTCGGATCAAGAGAATGTAACAAAAAAAGCTTGGTGTTGTTCATCTTAG